The Desulfonatronovibrio hydrogenovorans DSM 9292 genome includes a window with the following:
- the amrA gene encoding AmmeMemoRadiSam system protein A has translation MSEFELELTREEKDFLKETALQGIRSGFEPGLTFPDPPTEKLKEKLGAFVTLKKRGMLRGCIGNIVADTPLWKTIARMGVQAAFNDPRFPPLKKSELEEISLEISILSPLVPVDDLEKIEPGRHGLLIRKGPYSGLLLPQVAREYGWDRETFLSQTCGKAGLDRSCWKDPDTEIFWFVAVVF, from the coding sequence ATGTCTGAATTTGAACTTGAACTGACCCGGGAGGAAAAGGATTTCCTTAAGGAAACGGCCCTGCAGGGCATCAGGTCAGGTTTTGAGCCTGGACTGACCTTTCCTGACCCGCCTACGGAAAAGCTGAAGGAAAAGCTGGGAGCATTTGTCACCCTGAAAAAGAGAGGCATGCTCAGGGGGTGTATAGGAAATATTGTGGCAGACACTCCTTTATGGAAGACCATTGCCAGGATGGGTGTCCAGGCTGCTTTCAATGATCCCAGGTTCCCCCCCTTGAAGAAGAGTGAGCTGGAAGAAATCAGCCTGGAAATATCCATACTCAGTCCCCTGGTCCCTGTTGATGATCTGGAAAAGATTGAGCCTGGCAGGCATGGACTGCTGATCAGAAAAGGACCCTACAGTGGACTGCTGCTTCCCCAGGTGGCCAGGGAATACGGGTGGGACCGGGAAACCTTTTTAAGTCAGACCTGTGGCAAAGCAGGCCTGGACCGGAGTTGCTGGAAAGATCCTGACACGGAAATATTCTGGTTTGTGGCAGTTGTATTTTAA
- a CDS encoding chemotaxis protein CheW — MNGDAENTARKQGQFQISCFYVGQALCGIDISYVQEINKQVHFTAVPHSPEYVVGIMNLRGKIVTIIDLGKKLGIDSCTDITDQTRIIIVSSRREFIGLLVDKVTDVVLADWEDVSPPPANIRGVNGRFFQGVYKPGNRLVAILDVEEVLGDE, encoded by the coding sequence GTGAATGGTGATGCTGAAAATACAGCCCGAAAACAGGGGCAGTTCCAGATATCCTGCTTTTATGTGGGCCAGGCCCTGTGTGGTATTGATATCAGTTATGTGCAGGAGATAAACAAGCAGGTCCATTTCACAGCTGTTCCTCATTCCCCGGAATATGTCGTGGGGATAATGAATTTAAGGGGCAAGATTGTCACCATAATAGACCTTGGAAAAAAGCTGGGCATTGATTCCTGCACGGACATTACCGATCAGACCAGGATCATCATTGTCAGTTCCCGGCGTGAATTCATTGGACTGCTGGTGGATAAAGTCACAGACGTGGTCCTTGCCGACTGGGAAGACGTGTCTCCCCCTCCTGCCAATATCAGGGGGGTTAACGGCAGGTTTTTTCAGGGAGTTTATAAGCCGGGCAACAGACTGGTAGCCATACTGGATGTGGAAGAGGTGCTGGGAGATGAATAA
- a CDS encoding response regulator has translation MDRRFRSPQILIVDDSPLNRKLLKVLLGGAGYSTLEAGDGRQAVQEAQKHRPDLILLDVVMPVFDGFQTCAELKANPRTRDIPVIFISSLNDTENIVKGLELGGVDYIGKPFARTEVLARIRVHLELKFARERLVEAQVSRFADLKEAQESFLVDPEKMSEAGFRYIYRPVLEAGGDFLDVIRIGQDTYVYIVADISGHNLGTAYMTSALKVLFDQNINAFTSVDEGLKMINAVLNRIFKPTQHLTASFLVVNRHQNLVDLYNAGHLPVIHVRKKNSQAEVLEAEGDILGPFEQVEFFPKSHAVEPGDRFYLFTDGLVETSGTSSRQRAQGIGAILDLAARSMDFSLNESVEFIFDRICPDKSLLIDDIILLGTEV, from the coding sequence TTGGACAGACGTTTCCGATCACCGCAGATCCTGATAGTGGATGATTCTCCACTGAACAGGAAGCTGCTGAAGGTCCTTTTGGGCGGTGCCGGATACAGTACCCTGGAGGCCGGAGATGGCAGGCAGGCTGTGCAGGAAGCACAAAAGCACAGGCCGGACCTGATTCTTCTGGATGTGGTCATGCCGGTCTTTGACGGATTCCAGACCTGCGCTGAACTGAAGGCTAATCCCCGGACCAGGGATATTCCGGTTATTTTTATTTCTTCCCTCAATGATACAGAGAATATTGTCAAGGGGCTGGAACTTGGTGGCGTGGATTATATTGGCAAGCCTTTTGCCAGGACTGAAGTGCTGGCCAGGATTCGGGTCCATCTGGAGCTGAAGTTTGCCAGGGAAAGGCTTGTAGAAGCCCAGGTCAGCCGGTTTGCTGATCTCAAGGAAGCCCAGGAGTCTTTTCTGGTTGATCCTGAGAAGATGTCCGAGGCAGGCTTCAGGTATATTTACCGCCCAGTTCTTGAGGCTGGGGGGGATTTTCTGGATGTCATCAGGATCGGCCAGGATACGTACGTTTATATAGTGGCTGACATCAGCGGGCATAACCTTGGCACAGCATATATGACCTCTGCCCTGAAGGTGCTTTTTGACCAGAACATCAATGCCTTTACCTCGGTTGATGAAGGGCTCAAGATGATCAATGCAGTGCTCAACAGGATATTTAAGCCAACCCAGCACCTTACCGCGTCATTTCTGGTTGTGAACAGACACCAGAACCTGGTGGACCTGTATAATGCCGGGCACCTTCCTGTAATTCATGTCCGGAAAAAAAACAGCCAGGCCGAAGTGCTGGAGGCAGAGGGGGATATTCTGGGACCCTTTGAACAGGTTGAATTTTTTCCCAAATCCCATGCTGTCGAGCCGGGTGACCGGTTTTATCTCTTTACTGACGGACTGGTGGAAACTTCGGGAACCAGTTCACGGCAAAGGGCTCAAGGCATCGGGGCCATCCTGGATCTGGCTGCCAGAAGTATGGATTTTTCATTAAATGAATCCGTGGAATTTATTTTTGACCGGATCTGTCCTGATAAATCCCTGCTGATAGACGATATCATTCTCCTTGGAACGGAAGTCTGA
- a CDS encoding ATP-binding protein, producing the protein MGFECRLEQTALDCSFTAETVLVEKVLEQMETFLSRKCDAKTYFKVALVLRESLNNAVIHGAGQDQSLRVGCRAALSENRVLFEISSPGQGFDWEVCMAESPVGSTSPGGWGLFLIKEYSDGFEYSESGRVLKFWFDLDCQEKSPQKDKP; encoded by the coding sequence ATGGGTTTTGAATGCAGGTTGGAACAGACAGCGCTGGACTGCAGTTTTACTGCTGAAACCGTGCTGGTGGAAAAGGTGCTGGAGCAGATGGAAACTTTTTTGTCCCGGAAGTGTGATGCAAAGACCTATTTCAAGGTGGCCCTGGTTCTGCGTGAGTCACTCAACAATGCAGTGATCCATGGGGCAGGCCAGGACCAATCCCTGCGGGTAGGCTGCCGGGCTGCTCTGTCTGAAAACAGGGTGCTGTTTGAAATATCCAGTCCCGGTCAGGGCTTTGACTGGGAGGTCTGTATGGCTGAGAGTCCGGTGGGAAGTACCTCTCCCGGAGGCTGGGGCCTGTTTCTTATCAAGGAATATTCAGACGGTTTTGAGTACAGTGAATCCGGCCGGGTTCTAAAATTCTGGTTTGACCTGGACTGCCAAGAAAAATCCCCTCAGAAAGACAAACCTTAA
- a CDS encoding protein-glutamate methylesterase/protein-glutamine glutaminase, with the protein MKLKVLVVDDTIVYRKILSDVLNGFPNVEVVGTAGNGKIALSRIESLSPDLVTLDVEMPVMDGVATLEEIHRRKLGVGVIMVSTLTKRGSEITMKALELGAFDFITKPDRDDREENIRILETALAPRVKHFLKRLEIKRAFKKGPTGPVEKRPAAGLRDTGRASRPGHEKSEIVAIGISTGGPNALGAMLPMLPDHLGVPVVVVQHMPAVFTRSLSESLDAKCVHKVKEAEDGEILRPDHIYIAPGGRQTKVVAGAAGKKIFRVTDDPPENNCKPAADYLFRSVAREYGSRATGVIMTGMGGDGTLGLKVMKSFGAVVIGQDEETCVVYGMPKIAFEAGVVDVVAPLNRIASEIAATVKR; encoded by the coding sequence ATGAAGCTAAAGGTTCTGGTGGTCGATGACACCATTGTTTATCGCAAGATACTGAGCGACGTGCTCAACGGCTTTCCCAATGTTGAAGTGGTGGGAACCGCTGGAAACGGCAAGATCGCCCTGAGCAGGATTGAGTCTTTAAGTCCGGACCTGGTCACCCTGGATGTTGAAATGCCCGTCATGGACGGAGTTGCCACCCTGGAGGAGATACACCGCAGGAAACTCGGGGTGGGAGTTATCATGGTCAGCACCCTGACGAAACGGGGCAGCGAGATCACCATGAAGGCCCTGGAACTTGGAGCTTTTGACTTTATTACCAAGCCGGACCGGGATGACCGGGAGGAAAACATCAGAATCCTGGAGACCGCCCTTGCGCCCAGGGTCAAGCACTTTTTAAAGCGTCTGGAAATCAAAAGGGCCTTTAAAAAAGGTCCAACCGGGCCGGTTGAGAAAAGACCGGCTGCCGGACTCCGGGACACTGGCCGGGCCAGCAGGCCAGGCCATGAAAAATCCGAGATTGTGGCCATAGGCATTTCCACGGGCGGTCCCAATGCCCTTGGGGCCATGCTTCCCATGCTGCCTGATCATCTCGGCGTCCCGGTGGTGGTTGTCCAGCATATGCCGGCCGTGTTTACCAGGTCTTTGTCCGAGAGTCTGGATGCCAAGTGTGTCCATAAGGTTAAGGAAGCTGAAGACGGAGAGATCTTGAGGCCCGATCATATTTACATCGCTCCCGGTGGCAGACAGACCAAGGTTGTTGCCGGAGCAGCCGGGAAAAAGATTTTTCGGGTGACTGACGACCCTCCGGAAAACAACTGCAAGCCTGCAGCTGATTATCTGTTTCGGTCCGTGGCCAGGGAGTACGGCAGCAGGGCCACAGGAGTGATCATGACTGGAATGGGGGGTGACGGCACCCTGGGTCTTAAAGTCATGAAGTCTTTTGGAGCAGTGGTCATTGGCCAGGATGAAGAGACCTGTGTGGTCTATGGCATGCCCAAGATAGCCTTTGAAGCCGGAGTAGTGGATGTTGTGGCCCCGTTGAACAGAATCGCCTCAGAAATTGCTGCCACCGTTAAAAGATGA